From the Platichthys flesus chromosome 6, fPlaFle2.1, whole genome shotgun sequence genome, one window contains:
- the slc6a13 gene encoding sodium- and chloride-dependent GABA transporter 2, with the protein MKGPTGEMEDPSKAETSNGNNRPLDIVPSTEEKMTERGQWGSKLEFVLSVAGEIIGLGNVWRFPYLCYKNGGGAFFIPYLIFLFACGIPVFFLETALGQYTSEGGVTCWRKICPLFEGVGYATQVIVGLLNIYYIIVLAWALFYLSHSFTWDLPWASCNNTWNTDSCMEFQRGNSSINHHENTTSPVIEFWERKVLRISPGIHHIGSLNWDLVVCLAVAWVICYFCIWKGVKSTGKVVYFTATFPYAMLVILLIRGVTLPGASRGIHYYLYPDLGRLSDPQVWMDAGTQIFFSYAICLGCLTALGSYNKYNNNCYRDCLSLCFLNSGTSFIAGFAIFSILGFMSYEQNIPISEVAESGPGLAFIAYPRAVSMMPFSPLWACFFFIMIAFLGLDSQFVCVESLVTAMVDMYPSTFRRKYRRELFILAVSVVSFLLGLIMLTEGGMYIFQLFDYYAASGMCLLFVAVFETLCIAWIYGADRFYDNIEDMIGYRPSPVIKYCWLYFTPATCFGTFAFALIKYSPLKYNNVYIYPWWGNGVGWILALTSMLCIPLWAAGKLYYTPGTLRERLAFLTTPSTELPKTKQEQAKLLAVFAADGGSLHQKAPPSKDGYFPVEEKESHC; encoded by the exons ATGAAAG GACCCACAGGTGAAATGGAGGACCCGTCCAAGGCGGAAACCTCCAATGGGAACAACAGGCCCCTCGACATTGTGCCCAGtacagaggagaagatgacagAGAGGGGGCAGTGGGGCAGCAAGCTTGAGTTTGTTCTTTCAGTGGCTGGAGAAATTATAGGCCTGGGCAATGTCTGGCGTTTTCCTTATCTATGTTATAAGAATGGAGGAG GGGCCTTCTTCATCCCAtacctcatcttcctctttgcTTGTGGGATCCCGGTCTTCTTCCTGGAGACGGCTCTGGGTCAGTACACCAGCGAGGGCGGCGTCACCTGCTGGAGGAAGATCTGCCCTTTGTTTGAAG GAGTGGGATATGCCACCCAGGTGATTGTTGGTCTGCTGAACATCTACTACATCATTGTGTTAGCCTGGGCCCTCTTCTACCTGTCGCACTCCTTCACGTGGGACCTGCCCTGGGCCTCCTGCAACAACACCTGGAACACAG ATTCCTGTATGGAATTTCAGAGGGGGAATAGCTCCATCAATCACCATGAGAACACCACCTCTCCTGTCATTGAGTTCTGGGA GCGCAAAGTTCTGAGGATTTCCCCAGGTATCCATCACATCGGCTCTCTGAATTGGGACCTGGTTGTCTGCCTCGCTGTCGCCTGGGTCATCTGCTACTTCTGCATCTGGAAGGGAGTCAAGTCCACGGGCAAG GTTGTTTACTTCACAGCCACCTTTCCGTATGCTATGTTAGTAATCCTGCTGATCAGAGGGGTCACCCTGCCCGGAGCCTCCAGGGGAATCCACTACTACCTCTACCCTGACCTGGGACGACTGTCAGACCCACAG GTATGGATGGATGCCGGAACTCAAATCTTCTTCTCCTATGCCATCTGCCTGGGCTGCCTCACTGCACTGGGAAGCTACAACAAATATAACAACAACTGCTACAG GGATTGTCTGTCGCTCTGTTTCCTAAACAGTGGCACCAGTTTTATTGCAGGCTTCGCTATCTTCTCCATCCTGGGCTTCATGTCCTACGAGCAGAACATACCTATCTCAGAGGTGGCTGAATCTG GTCCAGGTTTGGCCTTCATAGCATATCCCAGAGCTGTGTCCATGATGCCCTTCTCCCCCCTGTGGGCCTGCTTCTTCTTTATTATGATCGCCTTTCTGGGTCTGGACAGTCAA tttgtctgtgtggagaGCCTGGTGACGGCCATGGTGGACATGTATCCTTCCACCTTCCGCCGGAAATACCGCAGGGAGCTCTTTATCCTGGCAGTGTCCGTGGTGTCCTTCCTCTTGGGACTCATCATGCTGACGGAG GGAGGAATGTACATCTTCCAGCTCTTTGACTACTACGCAGCCAGTGGGATGTGTCTACTCTTCGTGGCTGTTTTTGAGACTCTTTGCATTGCTTGGATTTATG GTGCTGACCGTTTCTATGACAACATAGAGGACATGATTGGTTATCGTCCAAGTCCCGTCATCAAGTACTGCTGGCTTTACTTCACACCTGCCACTTGCTTT GGAACCTTTGCATTTGCATTGATCAAGTACTCCCCTCTGAAGTACAACAATGTCTACATATACCCGTGGTGGGGGAATGGTGTGGGCTGGATCCTGGCCCTGACCTCCATGCTGTGTATCCCTCTCTGGGCAGCAGGGAAGCTGTACTACACCCCTGGAACATTGAGAGAG CGCCTGGCTTTCTTGACCACTCCTTCTACTGAGTTACCAAAGACGAAGCAAGAGCAAGCGAAGCTGCTCGCCGTCTTCGCAGCAGATGGTGGGAGCCTCCATCAGAAGGCGCCTCCTAGTAAGGATGGTTATTTCCCTGTTGAGGAAAAAGAGTCCCACTGTTAA